A stretch of Coregonus clupeaformis isolate EN_2021a chromosome 37, ASM2061545v1, whole genome shotgun sequence DNA encodes these proteins:
- the LOC121553495 gene encoding zinc finger protein 503-like, with protein sequence MITSPSVSALSNSSTHLVWESIDSRNNINKPFLHSVPPSDHLRQANRVPIKVLRMLTARSGHILHPEYLQPLPSTPISPIELDAKKSPLALLAQTCSQIGKPDPPPSSKLSSVTSNGSSDKESKSGPLKMSDIGVDDKSSFKPYSKPSDKKDSSSGVSSGEKTGFRVPSATCQPFTPRTGSPNSSTSASPMPSEGKCGDREDKKDSDCNKNGTTDGSGTTNSHSRISVSCGGINVEVNQHQETTPGSKAPSSESSSVTSVSSASGLGSGLVAPVSPYKPGQTVFPLPPAGMHYPGSLGAYAGYPQHYLSHGGSLVNAQLASMGCSKTGSSPLAGASPPSIMSASLCRDPYCLSYHCASHLAGAASASQQCHDNAMKSGYHHMYPTHLLHGMHSSPQSFSGHPLYPYGFMLPNDPLPHVCNWVSANGPCDKRFSSSEELLIHLRTHTAFTGAEKLISGYPSSSSLASAAAAAMACHMHMPQSGGPGSPGTLTLRSPHHALGLSSRYHPYSKSPLPTGAPVPVPAATGPYYSPYALYGQRLTTASALGYQ encoded by the exons ATGATCACATCGCCCTCGGTGTCTGCTCTGAGCAATAGTAGTACTCATCTCGTCTGGGAGAGCATCGACTCTCGGAATAACATCAACAAGCCTTTTCTTCATTCCGTTCCCCCATCGGACCATCTACGGCAAGCTAACAGAGTCCCCATCAAGGTTTTGAGAATGCTTACGGCACGATCAGGACACATTTTGCACCCAGAGTATCTTCAACCGTTACCATCTACCCCGATTAGCCCTATTGAg CTAGATGCCAAGAAGAGTCCGTTGGCACTGCTGGCGCAGACATGCTCTCAAATCGGTAAACCggacccacctccctcctccaaaCTATCCTCTGTTACATCAAATGGATCTAGTGACAAGGAGTCAAAATCCGGTCCATTAAAAATGAGTGACATCGGTGTGGATGACAAATCTAGCTTCAAACCCTATTCGAAACCGTCCGATAAGAAGGACTCGTCCTCGGGCGTTTCGAGTGGAGAGAAGACTGGTTTCCGAGTACCTAGCGCCACCTGTCAGCCGTTCACGCCACGGACAGGCAGCCCCAACTCAAGCACTTCTGCCTCTCCCATGCCGTCAGAGGGGAagtgtggagacagggaggacaaGAAAGATTCAGATTGTAATAAAAATGGCACAACGGACGGATCTGGAACCACTAACAGCCACAGCAGGATAAGCGTGAGTTGCGGTGGAATTAACGTGGAGGTGAACCAGCACCAGGAGACAACGCCCGGGTCCAAAGCCCCGTCTTCGGAATCCTCCTCAGTAACCTCCGTTTCCTCAGCTTCCGGACTGGGGTCAGGACTTGTAGCCCCAGTCTCTCCTTACAAACCGGGTCAGACAGTTTTTCCCCTACCGCCTGCTGGCATGCACTACCCCGGGAGTTTAGGGGCCTACGCAGGTTATCCCCAACACTACCTTTCCCACGGCGGGAGCCTGGTTAACGCACAGTTGGCCAGCATGGGCTGCAGTAAGACCGGATCCAGCCCGCTGGCTGGGGCCTCCCCACCCTCCATCATGTCAGCCAGCCTGTGTAGAGACCCTTACTGCTTAAGTTACCATTGTGCCAGCCACTTAGCGGGTGCTGCCAGTGCCTCACAGCAGTGCCACGACAACGCGATGAAATCCGGGTACCACCACATGTACCCGACACACCTTTTGCACGGCATGCACTCCTCTCCGCAGTCGTTCAGTGGACACCCTTTGTATCCCTATGGTTTCATGCTCCCCAACGACCCCCTTCCTCACGTCTGTAACTGGGTGTCAGCGAACGGACCCTGCGACAAGCGTTTCTCCTCTTCCGAGGAGCTGCTGATCCACCTGCGGACGCACACCGCCTTCACCGGGGCGGAGAAGTTGATATCGGGTTACCCTAGTTCCTCATCGTTAGCTAGTGCTGCGGCTGCCGCTATGGCGTGCCACATGCACATGCCGCAGTCAGGAGGCCCTGGAAGCCCCGGGACACTGACCCTGAGGAGTCCGCATCACGCGTTGGGACTAAGCAGCCGTTACCATCCGTACTCCAAGAGCCCCCTGCCTACCGGAGCCCCTGTCCCCGTCCCCGCAGCTACCGGGCCATACTACTCCCCCTATGCACTGTACGGCCAGAGACTCACCACAGCATCAGCGCTGGGATACCAGTGA